Below is a genomic region from Halictus rubicundus isolate RS-2024b chromosome 11, iyHalRubi1_principal, whole genome shotgun sequence.
AAAGCTTTTATATGTTTAAGGTAGCTTAACGTACGAATTAAATGTACAACTAGTGTAGGGAGTctgtaaaatatttgtaaagTGAATACAtcaaaatctttttaatacAAAATCGATCTAAATGGAATTTTGTATAAACAAATTCGTTAGTCTATCGAATTTTAATGCAGAAAGACGTGAAAGtgcatttctttttattgtgcGTGAATGTTGAGAAATATAATTAAAGGATATTATTCACTGGGTAGCTCTTCCATAGCATCAAGTTTATGTTTAAGAATTAGGTCTTGACCTCGATAGAGAAAGTATCCCTTGAACAATTCTCCTCGTAACATATAAGGAAACCAATATTCATCATCCGGCCACATTTGTTTAAATGGAATATCTTTTATATTGTACCACTTCGGTCGCATttctgaacaaaaaaaaatatctatctATAATTAGGATATATTTACTAGAAATCTAAGTAAGCGAACAATTCGTTTAGTAAGAGACTAGGTGTTAGGATTTTATTTTGTTACGaacgttttcttttattcaGTGTGATTACACTGTGTCAAGCCAGTTTTACATTTTGTAGATGACTCGATTGctgagaaatttaatttttaagatAAACTGGTTTTACACACTGTAATTAATTACTAACAAGGAATAACGTAAAGAATAAACgagcaatgtaaaatttgattTCATTAAAATGTCAATGTAGGAGTTAAATACCTTCAGTTTCTGTTGCTTCTCCATCATACTTGAACGTCTCGAAAACATGGACTTCCAACAGAGTCTCAACTCCTTCAAACTCAAATTC
It encodes:
- the LOC143359059 gene encoding oxidized purine nucleoside triphosphate hydrolase, giving the protein MSARQLFSLVFIRKGTEILLGQKKRGFGKDLWNGYGGKVESGETIVQGAVRELKEESGLTVPDLKKIGILEFEFEGVETLLEVHVFETFKYDGEATETEEMRPKWYNIKDIPFKQMWPDDEYWFPYMLRGELFKGYFLYRGQDLILKHKLDAMEELPSE